CACATGTCGCTCACTAAACAGCTCGACGATTTGTTCCCGGTTTTCGAGCGGATGGATTGCCGGCAAATCCTGATGCATGACGGATTGCAAACGCTCATCAGGCGGGACCAGGAGCAAGTCACGTAGCGATAGTTTCCCGACAAGCTGGTGTGTACGATCGATCACGTACAGATCATGAATATCTTTTGAAGCCCTATTGCGGACCTGGTAAATCGCCTCTTCGACCGTCACATCTTCAGGAAGGACAAACGGCGAAGGATCCATCAGACTTCCCACGCTTTCTGGGGGATATTCCATGTGCGCACGGATCTCGTTGGCGCGCTTAGAAGAAATTCGATGTAGTATCGCGATTTGAAAATCTTCATCCACTCGGTGCAACAACGATGCAGCGATCGCGGGAGAAAGTTCCGAGAGCGTTTTGGAAAGCAATTCGCTGGGCATGACGGTCATGATTTCGGCAGCCAGGGAAGGGCTCAAGCAGGACAGAAGATTGGCCGCGTTCTTCCCACTGGTGGACTGCAACATCCGGAGGATGTCCGGAACGGGAAACGTCTCAAGAATTTGCGCAGCTTCTTCATGGTAATCCGTAAAGAACGCTTCATGGATCACCTCATAGGACATCAGGGGTTCTCCTTCTGATGCCAGATCGATGTTCCATACCGGTCTGGCTCTCGCGACCCCATAGTTTTGACCATATCGGTCATGATGCCAATACCCGCCAGTGAATACACCTCCCAGAGTTGAATGAGCGCCTGGCTGAGAGGGCCTGGATCTGGGTTTTGCACATGCTCCTGCTCAATGCCTCGAAGCGTGCGGTAACGCAACGCCCCCAGGAACGCGCCCCAACGATCGACGACTGGCAGGGTATGAAATCGCTCCCACTGCGGAGATTGCAGTATTTCATCAATACTGGCGTCTGCCGAAAGCGTCACGACCTTCGTGGTCATCAGTGTGGCGATGAGATGGTCACCGTCGTTCGCGATCAATTGCTTCAGCGTGATGAGTCCCTTGAGCTTGGCCTCGCGATCGATCACGTACACATAATAGGTCGTGTTCCGCGCGTCTTGTTTCGTACGGGCTAACGCTTCTTGAATCGTAATATCCGGCGGCAGAGTCATCACGCGAGGATCAGCCAAATTGGCTGCCGTGTGGGGAGGGTATCGCATGGCTCGACGCAGGCTTGAGCCGATGGCTTTCTCCAATCGTTCCAATAAATCCATTCGAAGCGATTCATCAAACTGTCGAAGCACGCCGATTGCCGAAGAGGTCGAAAGCTCGGTGATAACATTACAGGTCATCCGCAGAGTGAGGTTGGCTAAAATTCTTGAGGCCGGACCCGGCAGACAATGTTCCAGAACCGAGGCGACATCGTCCGCTGGCAAGGGGGCGAGTAATCCTGCGGCATCTTCGGACTTCATCGACTCCAGGCGACGAGCCGCTTCCAGTGGATGAGAACGAACATAGCCCAACGTTAATTGATCTTCTGGCTGCATATCAGGTTTCTGGACTGGAGATCACGGCGGTCGTGTCATTGAACTGTGAAGCCGGAATCACCACCCGTCCGCTATCCGTTTCCACGACGACCGAGACCGGCGTCATCGCCACAACGGTCCCTTGAATCTCTCCCATACGCACGTGCAATCCCACTCGTACGATCGATTGCAAATAATGTGCAGCGATAAGATTGGCGACCGCGGCCCGGGAACCAAGCCCGAAAGATAAGGCGGCACCCGCGATGAGCCCGGCAACCAGCAAAGTGATGGTGTTGTTTAACAATCCCGTGTCGATACCCAGTTCATTAATCGCCGTGACGACGACGAGAAGAATGCCCGCGACATAAAACGCCTGCGCCACGATCGCACCCTGCACGATACCGGCCGTACTGCAGGCGAGTAAGATTAATTCTCTGACGAAATTAGCCGCCATCAATCCCAAGACCAGGATCAGGATGGCGATACCTACCTTGGGAATATAGTACGCAAGACTGGTCAACGCTTCCGACACGATCGCCAGCCCTACCGTCCTCGAGGCGGAGATGAGAAACAGAAGAAAGATGACCCAGAAACTCGTCATGCCTAAAATTTCGGAAATTTTCTTTTTGGTCCCGGACCGTTCAAGAAGCGTCTGAATCGCAGTGCGCCCCAACAGACGATCCAGCCCAAACAATCGCAGTAAACGCGTGGTGGCGACGCCAACGAGCTTGGCCAATAAAACTCCTAAAAGTAAGAGAAGAAGCGCTTCCAAAAGGGTGGGGAAAAAAGACACGACGTCCGACACACTCGCCGTAAACGACTGCGTGAATTGTTCCGCCCAGTCGGCCATACTTGCCTGAATAAAGACCGTGAACAGTCGAATGTCCGATAGCTGCATGAACCTAGTGCCTTACGAATTCTTCGCGAACTTCCTGCTCAACGAATCTCACGAACGTTTCACTGAAAAAATGTTGAATCATGAAGTTCCAAAAACTATATTTCACCAAAGAGGCGTCGCCCCTTCGTCTGGCTCCACCGATAAACCTTGTCATATTCATTGGACCGCAGCCACGATCCAATTGAGGAAAAAGAAGCGTCTATCCTTGCATGTCTCTTGAATCAGTCGCAAGCCGCTTGCCATCAACTTCGCTGAAACGTGCACCTGAGCCGCGACATACCCTTTGTCGGTGAGATATTCCTGGAATCCCTCATGGCCCCAACACCCATCATCACATCCATGACCTTCATAGCACTCATGGCGCAGCCATGCCCCGTCAATCCCCCCCTTTCCTGGCCCTTCCCTGACACCTGTTGCCTTGTTGCTCAGCGTGAACGGCTTTCATCGTAGAACCGATTCGAGGATCTTTTTTAAATTCTTCGAATGACCGGCGTAATTTAATTTTCCATGAGGGGTACGCATCATGTGTTGCACCGGGTAAATTGGGGGCGTCCAGTTCTCCAACGATATCTTCCAGGGGAATCATGACCACCCGGCAGCGAGAACGGGCGAGGTAGGCATACGCGGCCCTCAAAAACGTCTCAGGCGCATGTAGGGGGACCGAAGTCACTGCGCTCTTGGGAAGAAGGTTCGCCTTGACCATGGCTTGAATGAAGGCAATCCGGTCCTTCATTCGCGTTTCCCAATCGCATTCAATGTGCTGCTCACTGGGATACAGGGCTGCCTGGGCTTTCACCTCAATATCACGTCCCGCCCAATACCCCCTAAAGGTCGGTAAGTCATGCGTCGTGAAGGACACGATCGCCTGCTTCGGGTAGTGTTTGGGCGTTTGCCATTTTCCCATCTGCGTCTTCTCAAACGGCATGATTCGATACGATAGAATTCCGGCCTTCGCTAAACAGTCACGAATTTCCTGTGTCACCACGCCAAGATCTTCCCCCACCACCATGACGTGATTCCTGACACTCTCCAGAGCCAGAATCGCCAGGATTTCATCAATGCGAGTTTTCACGTATGTTCCAGCTTCTCCGGGACATCCCTCTGGAATCATAAAGAGCCGGAATAACCCTAGAGCATGGTCAATTCGCAACATTCCCCCATACTGCATATTGCGTCGAATCGTTTCCAGAAAAAATTGATATCCTGACACACGCATGCGCCATGGAATTGGCGCCATAAGCCCCCAATTCTGTCCCTGTAAATTAAACGAATCCGGCGGCGCTCCCAACGTCACCCCTAATGCCAGCTCGTCTTGAAATATCCACGCATCCGCTCCATCAGGATGGACGCCAACAGGAAGATCATGATAGAGCCGATGCGAGAGCTTGAGGCGCTTTGCGAGCCGGTCTAAACGAGATAACTGCTCTTCACACTGCCATTGCACGTACTGAAAAAATCGAAACCGCTCCTGGCTCCCGTCAAGAACGTCCCGCACAACTTGAGAGGTCGACCGTTGATAGTCCGTTGGCCACTGACGCCAATTGGCCGTCTTGAATCGTTCGGACAGCACCTGGAAGGCGCAATACTGTTCAAGACGTTTTCCCTGCGTCCGACAGTATCGTTCGAATGTGCGAAAACGGGCTGTCCTGTACCGAACATGTTGCCGCTCAAACGCTTTGTACAAGCATCCCAGCATTTCCGATTTTATCTCACGCACTCGATCGTATTGCACGAGATGACTCGTTCGTAATTCCTGCAAGGCCTTTTGAAACCGTGCACTATGAAACCGTCGCTGACAGGAAGGCGTCGATCGGAATTCGGGAATCCCTTCCAGATTTAAATAGATGGGATTAAAGTAGAGCCGGCTTGACGGGGAGTACGGGCTCGAGAGACCCGCCGATGGGGCGTGAAGGGGATTGAGCCCGATCGTCGAAACATCCAGATGCTTTTTGCCCCATCGCATGAGGCTTTCAAGATCTCGGAAGTCTCCGATTCCCCAGTTTTGAGCCGTTCTGACATTATAGAGTTGTACGCTCAGCCCCACGCTGCGAGACGGAGTCCGAGGAAGGTAGCATTGAGAGGGAGCGACGATGAGAAACGTCTCCCCACTCGCATGCTGATTCCCGGCTTGCCCGGCTTGCCGGACTTGAATATCGAGGGACATCCGGTAATAACCTAGCCCCAACACACACGGCATGGATAGAGCGACACGAACATACCGCATGGTTTCGAGCCGCTTTGCCTCCAGAACACGAAATGGCTGAGGATTCCTCTGGAACGTCTGCGCTCTGTTCTGTTCGTCAGTAATCGTCCAGGTCATTTCCAACGTTTCCAATCGACCGGACTCAACGGGCAGTGAAACATCGATGGATGATGACCCAAGATGATCCGGTAAAACGATGACCTCGTCCACGAGCTGTCGCCAAGGATGGTTTTCTGCTTCACGCAGATGCTGCGCCACCCCTTGGCTTGACCTCACAGGGATGCCCAAGGCCTCTAAAACCGAAGTCAAGTTCTCATCCCGAATGGTCCTGGTCACGCCCACCCCATCGGTGTAAGAGCTTGCAAGACCAAAGTAGTCGGCCAGTCGACGCACATCATCGAATTGAACGGAAGAGTTGTCGGGCATAGACGTCATAGGCAATGATCGCTCACACTACCGGAATGAGAATAAATTATGCATACTGCCTATTAAAAGAAACACATGCCTCTATCCAACATGTTGTTTTTCTTGCAAGAACACTATTTCTGTTCAGATACCACAGCCCCAAACTTACCACAAGAAAAATTACGTATGCACGACACTAAATTCTATCCCGCGACAGCTTAACAGAAAAAGGAAGACAGGATTTGCGAAAATCGGAATGGCATGGGATTTTCCTGGACGAAACTTGATGATATTTCACTTGACGATATTTGGATATTAAGAGACAATTGAAAATCTGTGGGAGGTTCAATCATGACCTGTTCTGTCGGAAGACAGCCACGATGTTCCCAACTCCACACCTTCAATTGTATTGAAGAATATTCCTCTTCTGTCCTAACGACATTCGCTCCATCTCGCTTGACATCATCCGTATTATTCAAGATGTCACGCTTCATACCTTTTCTTATTCTTACCTATCTTGCTCTCGTCGTTGTTCACTTCAAGCGGTTGGCGCTTAGCACATCTTCTTACTCAGAAATTGCATGCGTCGACCGCTCAAAGGGTTTGATGGGCAGAATACCATCGCCCTGATAGAGGGCTTGTAAAAAAATTGCAGTGCCTTCCCGGTCCCATGCCCATAGTGGAAGGCGGGGCAGTGAAGCAAACACGAGTGCCCATGAGATTGAATGACTTATTAAATGGAACGGAAATAAAAAACCGCCAAAAAACCGGTGGCTTAATATCAATCATGAGCCATGTCCTTCGCACCTGCGAGTGGCTGTCCTCGCTTAAAGAATGGAGGTCACCATGCCCACTACCCATGTTGAACCACTTCCCCTCTGGTCGGTCATTTTCACGGGAGACGAGCAACATTCCACCCATCCAAGTTTTCAGCATTGGTTTGGCCAGAAGAAACCCACACCCTTTTATACCTTCGTCGGCT
The genomic region above belongs to Nitrospirales bacterium and contains:
- a CDS encoding mechanosensitive ion channel produces the protein MQLSDIRLFTVFIQASMADWAEQFTQSFTASVSDVVSFFPTLLEALLLLLLGVLLAKLVGVATTRLLRLFGLDRLLGRTAIQTLLERSGTKKKISEILGMTSFWVIFLLFLISASRTVGLAIVSEALTSLAYYIPKVGIAILILVLGLMAANFVRELILLACSTAGIVQGAIVAQAFYVAGILLVVVTAINELGIDTGLLNNTITLLVAGLIAGAALSFGLGSRAAVANLIAAHYLQSIVRVGLHVRMGEIQGTVVAMTPVSVVVETDSGRVVIPASQFNDTTAVISSPET
- the malQ gene encoding 4-alpha-glucanotransferase; its protein translation is MPDNSSVQFDDVRRLADYFGLASSYTDGVGVTRTIRDENLTSVLEALGIPVRSSQGVAQHLREAENHPWRQLVDEVIVLPDHLGSSSIDVSLPVESGRLETLEMTWTITDEQNRAQTFQRNPQPFRVLEAKRLETMRYVRVALSMPCVLGLGYYRMSLDIQVRQAGQAGNQHASGETFLIVAPSQCYLPRTPSRSVGLSVQLYNVRTAQNWGIGDFRDLESLMRWGKKHLDVSTIGLNPLHAPSAGLSSPYSPSSRLYFNPIYLNLEGIPEFRSTPSCQRRFHSARFQKALQELRTSHLVQYDRVREIKSEMLGCLYKAFERQHVRYRTARFRTFERYCRTQGKRLEQYCAFQVLSERFKTANWRQWPTDYQRSTSQVVRDVLDGSQERFRFFQYVQWQCEEQLSRLDRLAKRLKLSHRLYHDLPVGVHPDGADAWIFQDELALGVTLGAPPDSFNLQGQNWGLMAPIPWRMRVSGYQFFLETIRRNMQYGGMLRIDHALGLFRLFMIPEGCPGEAGTYVKTRIDEILAILALESVRNHVMVVGEDLGVVTQEIRDCLAKAGILSYRIMPFEKTQMGKWQTPKHYPKQAIVSFTTHDLPTFRGYWAGRDIEVKAQAALYPSEQHIECDWETRMKDRIAFIQAMVKANLLPKSAVTSVPLHAPETFLRAAYAYLARSRCRVVMIPLEDIVGELDAPNLPGATHDAYPSWKIKLRRSFEEFKKDPRIGSTMKAVHAEQQGNRCQGRARKGGD
- a CDS encoding CBS domain-containing protein — protein: MQPEDQLTLGYVRSHPLEAARRLESMKSEDAAGLLAPLPADDVASVLEHCLPGPASRILANLTLRMTCNVITELSTSSAIGVLRQFDESLRMDLLERLEKAIGSSLRRAMRYPPHTAANLADPRVMTLPPDITIQEALARTKQDARNTTYYVYVIDREAKLKGLITLKQLIANDGDHLIATLMTTKVVTLSADASIDEILQSPQWERFHTLPVVDRWGAFLGALRYRTLRGIEQEHVQNPDPGPLSQALIQLWEVYSLAGIGIMTDMVKTMGSREPDRYGTSIWHQKENP